The Clupea harengus chromosome 6, Ch_v2.0.2, whole genome shotgun sequence genome contains a region encoding:
- the LOC105889170 gene encoding methylthioribulose-1-phosphate dehydratase, whose amino-acid sequence MSSVCGSGNGANVNGKNSELAHTEDKEHPRVLIPELCRLFYQLGWVTGTGGGISVKLGDHIYIAPSGVQKERIQPEDMFVCDVEERDISSPPPWKRLSKSQCTPLFMNAYTMRSAEAVIHTHSKAAVMATLLFPGKEFRITHQEMIKGIRKGNSGTNYRYDELLTVPIIENTPEERDLKERMAQAMEEYPDTCAVLVRRHGVYVWGESWEKAKTMCECYDYLFDIAVQMRQYGLDPSALPTELH is encoded by the exons atGTCGTCCGTATGTGGGTCGGGGAACGGAGCGAACGTAAATGGCAAAAATTCAGAACTTGCTCATACTGAG GATAAGGAACATCCACGTGTATTAATTCCCGAGCTCTGCAGACTGTTCTATCAGTTAGGATGGGTAACTGGAACTGGAGGAGGAATAAGCGTAAAGCTGGG TGACCATATCTACATTGCCCCTTCCGGAGTACAAAAAGAGAGAATTCAA CCTgaagacatgtttgtgtgtgatgtggaggagagggacattAGCTCCCCACCCCCGTGGAAGAGGCTGAGCAAGAGCCAGTGCACTCCTCTGTTCATGAATGCCTACACCATGCGAT CGGCAGAAGCCGTCATTCACActcattcaaaagctgcagtgATGGCAACACTGCTGTTTCCTGGCAAAGAATTCCGCATCACTCACCAAGAGATGATCAAGGGCATTCGCAAGGGAAACTCGGGCACAAACTACAG GTATGACGAGTTGCTGACAGTTCCTATCATTGAGAACACACCTGAGGAACGGGACCTGAAGGAGCGTATGGCCCAGGCTATGGAAGAGTACCCAGACACCTGTGCAGTCCTGGTGCGACGGCATGGCGTCTATGTGTGGGGGGAATCTTGGGAGAAGGCTAAAACAAT gTGTGAATGCTATGATTACCTGTTTGACATAGCTGTCCAGATGAGGCAGTATGGCCTGGACCCATCTGCCCTCCCCACCGAGCTCCATTaa
- the cd44a gene encoding CD44 antigen isoform X1, whose protein sequence is MWNLLRFLTSGLLAVVSPDASKVEYRSCSYAGVFHVRVSSNSSLTSQLADELCQSLFSSLASEEQIREAYSKGLDTCRYGWINDQRILMLQHEVQPDCPSNGTGVIFLEDTPESVLDAYCYDTSVTSDLDCDETMISGSVTPPDAQTTKESTAVTSSPAASDNVIKKATTENSLEGDGLETKNPTVQTDTEITPDAVEPIPKVQNPTDDPEDGKEGTTKSSEMAPTDGDEFVKDIEVPIEPTTGGPMTVTQQGKEDAEEETTEANPSEDNEALDANAATTSFNETTTNSDLELPVAEDADDSVQQVNGTQTVNVSTTMAPAGTLEPSEVSPSEGVEDKPLGLSTISPVEGDTTVTVTFTASEATDEKENPDRTEENTMVPSRDYVPETTETPADQDVDLQEEVPDGNNISHGLPAPRGRMGPKETESDAIPTPAAQEQNGTPAWLIIFSFVLVVGALLCVFAAVATKERWYGPSRQTSATTKDSGDDSEKKASVSLTVENQNEMVTLMNKGQVQTNGRTDEFTVIALEESPEKEFLA, encoded by the exons ATGTGGAATTTACTTCGGTTTCTCACTTCTGGATTATTGGCTGTTGTCAGTCCAGATGCCTCGAAAG TTGAGTATCGTTCTTGCAGCTATGCTGGTGTGTTTCATGTGCGGGTCAGTTCCAATTCCTCGCTGACCTCTCAGCTTGCGGATGAGCTGTGTCAAAGCCTGTTCAGCAGCCTTGCCAGCGAGGAACAGATAAGAGAGGCCTATAGCAAAGGACTGGACACATGCAG GTATGGATGGATCAACGACCAGAGAATCTTAATGCTCCAACATGAAGTTCAGCCAGACTGCCCCTCCAATGGAACAGGGGTGATTTTTCTTGAGGACACACCAGAGTCTGTCTTAGATGCCTACTGCTATGACACGTCAG TTACATCAGATTTGGACTGTGACGAGACCATGATTTCTGGATCTGTTACACCACCAGACGCACAGACAACAAAAGAGTCTACAGCAGTAACAT CTAGTCCTGCTGCTAGTGACAATGTTATCAAAAAGGCCACAACAGAAAATTCTTTAGAAGGGGACGGCCTGGAGACCAAAAACCCAACAGTTCAAACAGACACGGAAATAACCCCTGATGCAGTAGAGCCAATTCCCAAGGTCCAGAATCCCACAGATGACCCTGAGGATGGCAAGGAGGGCACCACAAAGTCTTCAGAAATGGCCCCCACTGATGGGGATGAGTTTGTTAAGGACATTGAGGTTCCCATTGAGCCAACCACTGGAGGCCCCATGACAGTCACCCAGCAGGGGAAAGAAGACGCTGAGGAGGAAACGACTGAGGCCAACCCTTCAGAGGACAACGAGGCTTTGGATGCTAATGCTGCTACCACCAGTTTTAACGAGACCACTACAAACAGTGACCTTGAACTTCCTGTAGCAGAAGATGCAGATGATTCAGTTCAACAAGTGAATGGTACACAGACAGTCAATGTCTCCACCACTATGGCACCTGCTGGAACTTTGGAGCCGTCTGAAGTATCTCCTTCAGAGGGAGTTGAAGATAAACCCCTTGGGCTCTCTACCATCAGTCCAGTGGAGGGCGATACGACGGTTACTGTCACATTTACAGCTTCTGAAGCTACAGATGAGAAAGAGAATCCAGACAGAACGGAAGAAAACACAATGGTACCATCCCGTGATTATGTGCCAGAGACCACAGAGACTCCTGCTGACCAAGATGTTGATTTACAGGAGGAAGTTCCAGATGGAAATAACATAAGCCATG GTCTTCCTGCTCCAAGAGGTCGGATGGGACCAAAAGAAACTGAATCGGATGCCATACCAACCCCAGCAGCTCAAGAGCAGAATGGCACACCTG CTTGGCTGATAATCTTCTCATTTGTCTTGGTTGTCGGTGCCTTGCTCTGTGTATTTGCAGCTGTTGCCACCAAGGAAAG GTGGTATGGACCAAGCCGTCAGACATCCGCCACAACCAAGGACAGCGGTGACGATAGTGAGAAAAAAGCATCAGTGTCACTGACTGTGGAGAACCAAAACGAAATGGTGACGCTCATGAACAAGGGTCAAGTCCAGACAAACGGCAGGACGGATGAGTTCACTGTTATTGCTTTGGAGGAGTCCCCAGAGAAAGAGTTCTTGGCATGA
- the cd44a gene encoding CD44 antigen isoform X2, which translates to MWNLLRFLTSGLLAVVSPDASKVEYRSCSYAGVFHVRVSSNSSLTSQLADELCQSLFSSLASEEQIREAYSKGLDTCRYGWINDQRILMLQHEVQPDCPSNGTGVIFLEDTPESVLDAYCYDTSVTSDLDCDETMISGSVTPPDAQTTKESTAVTSSPAASDNVIKKATTENSLEGDGLETKNPTVQTDTEITPDAVEPIPKVQNPTDDPEDGKEGTTKSSEMAPTDGDEFVKDIEVPIEPTTGGPMTVTQQGKEDAEEETTEANPSEDNEALDANAATTSFNETTTNSDLELPVAEDADDSVQQVNGTQTVNVSTTMAPAGTLEPSEVSPSEGVEDKPLGLSTISPVEGDTTVTVTFTASEATDEKENPDRTEENTMVPSRDYVPETTETPADQDVDLQEEVPDGNNISHGLPAPRGRMGPKETESDAIPTPAAQEQNGTPAVATKERWYGPSRQTSATTKDSGDDSEKKASVSLTVENQNEMVTLMNKGQVQTNGRTDEFTVIALEESPEKEFLA; encoded by the exons ATGTGGAATTTACTTCGGTTTCTCACTTCTGGATTATTGGCTGTTGTCAGTCCAGATGCCTCGAAAG TTGAGTATCGTTCTTGCAGCTATGCTGGTGTGTTTCATGTGCGGGTCAGTTCCAATTCCTCGCTGACCTCTCAGCTTGCGGATGAGCTGTGTCAAAGCCTGTTCAGCAGCCTTGCCAGCGAGGAACAGATAAGAGAGGCCTATAGCAAAGGACTGGACACATGCAG GTATGGATGGATCAACGACCAGAGAATCTTAATGCTCCAACATGAAGTTCAGCCAGACTGCCCCTCCAATGGAACAGGGGTGATTTTTCTTGAGGACACACCAGAGTCTGTCTTAGATGCCTACTGCTATGACACGTCAG TTACATCAGATTTGGACTGTGACGAGACCATGATTTCTGGATCTGTTACACCACCAGACGCACAGACAACAAAAGAGTCTACAGCAGTAACAT CTAGTCCTGCTGCTAGTGACAATGTTATCAAAAAGGCCACAACAGAAAATTCTTTAGAAGGGGACGGCCTGGAGACCAAAAACCCAACAGTTCAAACAGACACGGAAATAACCCCTGATGCAGTAGAGCCAATTCCCAAGGTCCAGAATCCCACAGATGACCCTGAGGATGGCAAGGAGGGCACCACAAAGTCTTCAGAAATGGCCCCCACTGATGGGGATGAGTTTGTTAAGGACATTGAGGTTCCCATTGAGCCAACCACTGGAGGCCCCATGACAGTCACCCAGCAGGGGAAAGAAGACGCTGAGGAGGAAACGACTGAGGCCAACCCTTCAGAGGACAACGAGGCTTTGGATGCTAATGCTGCTACCACCAGTTTTAACGAGACCACTACAAACAGTGACCTTGAACTTCCTGTAGCAGAAGATGCAGATGATTCAGTTCAACAAGTGAATGGTACACAGACAGTCAATGTCTCCACCACTATGGCACCTGCTGGAACTTTGGAGCCGTCTGAAGTATCTCCTTCAGAGGGAGTTGAAGATAAACCCCTTGGGCTCTCTACCATCAGTCCAGTGGAGGGCGATACGACGGTTACTGTCACATTTACAGCTTCTGAAGCTACAGATGAGAAAGAGAATCCAGACAGAACGGAAGAAAACACAATGGTACCATCCCGTGATTATGTGCCAGAGACCACAGAGACTCCTGCTGACCAAGATGTTGATTTACAGGAGGAAGTTCCAGATGGAAATAACATAAGCCATG GTCTTCCTGCTCCAAGAGGTCGGATGGGACCAAAAGAAACTGAATCGGATGCCATACCAACCCCAGCAGCTCAAGAGCAGAATGGCACACCTG CTGTTGCCACCAAGGAAAG GTGGTATGGACCAAGCCGTCAGACATCCGCCACAACCAAGGACAGCGGTGACGATAGTGAGAAAAAAGCATCAGTGTCACTGACTGTGGAGAACCAAAACGAAATGGTGACGCTCATGAACAAGGGTCAAGTCCAGACAAACGGCAGGACGGATGAGTTCACTGTTATTGCTTTGGAGGAGTCCCCAGAGAAAGAGTTCTTGGCATGA